From Mauremys mutica isolate MM-2020 ecotype Southern chromosome 15, ASM2049712v1, whole genome shotgun sequence, one genomic window encodes:
- the LOC123350417 gene encoding protein FAM83E-like: MAASQLDCLEDAPVGTPVTESSPEFFYSEGQRLAVEALLAGGQSAYVQRLAQDRLRPFLSDDELRHLAEAARDVPEPAGECDGDADELSLSYWPGCSDEPIPELELGWPLDGNWKGITRAEVYTHPPGDGAPKVKELVRRKIQEAAKVVAIVMDVFTDPDILLDLHEAGMQRGVPVYLILGEQHLAAFLSMAEGACLNVRYMENLRVRVIAGCTFWSRQRKQVTGTLKEKFLLIDGDTVITGSYSFTWSDARLSRQLVTLLTGEIAGAFDREFRTLYAASRPLAPARAPLPSPPAPPRDGRPNGQPAPYRSELAGLQLSKGAHRVAERRSVAPQPVAKSRAGEWELVRVVRATVGDELPALPRRLGPEGHSALSDVDRGGRPGRLAGATGQRPSKSLWDLSRLSQLSGSSDGPESGDEAKGKHKWGLQDTPARALMRRRGAPPASEEPRQPPIFLSPAYMPPPQGYRALGRLQGQLYHGPTALPRVWGAPHGYSRDRRY; encoded by the exons ATGGCGGCCTCCCAGCTGGACTGCCTGGAGGACGCCCCCGTGGGGACCCCAGTGACTGAATCCAGCCCCGAATTCTTCTACTCGGAGGGGCAGCGGCTGGCTGTGGAGGCTCTGCTGGCCGGAGGGCAGTCGGCCtatgtgcagcgcctggcgcaggACAGGCTGCGCCCCTTCCTGTCCGACGACGAGCTCCGGCACCTGGCCGAGGCAGCCCGGGACGTCCCAGAGCCAGCGGGGGAGTGCGACGGGGACGCCGACGAGCTCAGCCTCAGCTACTGGCCCGGGTGCTCGGATGAGCCCATCCCCGAACTGGAGCTGGGCTGGCCCCTGGATGGGAACTGGAAGGGCATCACCCGTGCGGAGGTCTACACGCACCCGCCGGGGGACGGGGCCCCCAAGGTCAAGGAGCTGGTGCGCAGGAAAATTCAGGAGGCTGCCAAG GTGGTTGCCATCGTGATGGACGTCTTCACGGACCCCGACATCCTGCTGGACCTGCACGAGGCCGGCATGCAGCGCGGGGTCCCCGTCTACCTGATCCTGGGGGAGCAGCACCTGGCCGCCTTCCTCAGCATGGCAGAGGGCGCCTGCCTCAACGTGCGCTACATGGAG aaCCTGCGGGTCCGGGTCATTGCGGGCTGCACCTTCTGGAGCCGACAGCGCAAACAGGTCACTGGGACCCTGAAGGAGAAATTCCTGCTGATCGACGGGGACACGGTGATAACGGGGAGCTACAG CTTCACGTGGAGCGACGCCCGCCTGAGCCGCCAGCTGGTGACGTTGCTGACGGGCGAGATCGCCGGGGCCTTCGACCGCGAGTTCCGGACCCTCTACGCCGCCTCCCGCCCGCTGGCGCCCGCccgggcccccctgcccagccccccggccccgccccgcgaCGGCCGCCCCAACGGCCAGCCCGCCCCCTACCGCAGCGAGCTGGCCGGGCTGCAGCTGTCCAAGGGCGCCCACCGGGTGGCCGAGCGCCGCTCCGTGGCCCCCCAGCCCGTGGCCAAGAGCCGGGCCGGGGAGTGGGAGCTGGTGCGGGTCGTGCGGGCCACGGTGGGCGACGAGctgcccgccctgccccggcgCCTGGGCCCCGAGGGCCACAGCGCCCTGAGCGACGTGGACCGGGGCGGCCGGCCGGGCCGGCTGGCGGGCGCCACGGGGCAGAGACCCAGCAAGTCCCTCTGGGACCTGAGCCGCCTCTCGCAGCTCTCCGGCTCCAGCGACGGCCCCGAGTCGGGGGACGAGGCGAAG ggcAAGCACAAGTGGGGCCTGCAGGACACGCCAGCCCGGGCGCTGATGAGGCGGAGGGGTGCGCCCCCGGCCAGCGAGGAGCCCCGCCAGCCCCCCATCTTCCTGTCGCCCGCCTACATGCCCCCGCCGCAGGGCTACCGGGCCTTGGGCcggctgcaggggcagctctaccaCGGGCCCACGGCCCTGCCCCGTGTCTGGGGGGCCCCCCACGGCTACAGCCGGGACCGTCGCTATTGA
- the LOC123350418 gene encoding sperm acrosome membrane-associated protein 4-like, producing MLPLLALSLLLALPGASPKECFFCEVTSSRHCPSTRMSCAQDEDCFVGHGAALGVSLIQTKGCTRAIRCGKEHPVTHMGVTYSLVTVCCKGSLCNGAGARPRGPSLGLQLALGTAVLLRAL from the coding sequence ATGCTGCCCCTGCTGGcgctctctctcctgctggcgcTGCCCGGCGCCAGCCCCAAGGAGTGCTTCTTCTGCGAGGTGACATCCTCCCGCCACTGCCCCAGCACCCGCATGAGCTGCGCCCAGGATGAGGATTGCTTCGTGGGGCACGGGGCCGCCCTGGGCGTCTCCCTCATCCAGACCAAGGGCTGCACCCGGGCCATCCGCTGCGGCAAGGAGCACCCCGTCACCCACATGGGGGTGACCTACAGCCTGGTCACCGTGTGCTGCAAGGGCAGCCTGTGTAACGGGGCCGGCGCCCGCCCGCGAGGGCCCAGCCTGGGTCTGCAGCTGGCGCTGGGCACGGCCGTCCTGCTGCGGGCGCTGTGA